A region of uncultured Draconibacterium sp. DNA encodes the following proteins:
- a CDS encoding DUF4038 domain-containing protein: protein MKKILFLLFGIVLFQAQGQELPVLKISDNQRYIVTQDNEPFFWLGGTAWELIHRCNKEEIDQYLTDRAKKGFTVIQTVILAELDGLNTPNVYGDKPLFNNNPEKLNPAYFELVDYVVKKSEELGLYVGLLPTWGDKFNKSWGVGPVIFDKLNAEIYGQKLGERYKSNNNIIWILGGDRVPENEQHSAIIRAMAKGLRETDSTHLITYHPSGGKNAIDYFNEDWLDFDMFQSGHNRLTKEYQYVLKANKKSLNKPTVNGEARYENIEDRFWENEKFGWLDDADVRISAYWSIISGAAGYTYGCNDIWQMYDIDRLPNLQARTDWKVALNLPGSTQMGFMRKMFEMFPWQNMNYDSSLILNENIENESFIVASVSKERDLIFAYTPKGKQVVPDISKMKANTVYSYWFNPRSGKMKYIDQYEKDSQPVFKPWAEGWGCDFVLILTGEKLDIEKFNAE, encoded by the coding sequence ATGAAGAAAATATTATTCCTTCTTTTTGGCATAGTTCTGTTTCAGGCGCAAGGACAAGAACTACCCGTTTTAAAAATATCGGATAATCAAAGATATATTGTAACTCAGGATAATGAACCTTTTTTTTGGTTAGGAGGTACAGCATGGGAGTTGATTCATCGATGTAATAAAGAAGAAATTGATCAATATCTAACAGATAGGGCAAAAAAGGGATTTACAGTAATACAAACAGTAATTCTTGCCGAGCTGGACGGTCTTAATACTCCAAATGTATATGGTGATAAACCATTATTTAATAACAATCCGGAAAAATTGAATCCGGCATATTTCGAGTTAGTGGACTACGTTGTAAAGAAATCAGAAGAGCTTGGTCTTTATGTGGGATTACTACCAACCTGGGGAGATAAATTTAATAAATCCTGGGGTGTTGGTCCGGTTATTTTTGATAAACTAAATGCAGAAATTTATGGCCAAAAATTGGGAGAGCGATACAAGTCAAATAATAACATTATCTGGATATTAGGCGGAGACCGCGTACCTGAAAATGAGCAGCATTCAGCTATAATACGCGCTATGGCAAAAGGTCTTCGGGAAACAGATTCAACACATTTGATTACTTATCATCCTTCAGGAGGTAAAAATGCTATTGATTATTTTAATGAAGACTGGCTTGATTTTGATATGTTTCAGAGTGGCCATAACAGACTTACTAAAGAGTACCAATATGTATTAAAAGCGAATAAAAAGTCACTTAACAAGCCAACTGTTAACGGAGAGGCGAGATATGAAAATATAGAAGATAGATTTTGGGAGAATGAAAAATTTGGTTGGTTAGACGATGCAGATGTAAGGATTTCTGCTTATTGGAGTATAATCTCTGGTGCTGCAGGATATACTTATGGCTGCAATGATATATGGCAAATGTATGATATCGACAGACTTCCTAATTTACAGGCGCGTACCGACTGGAAAGTTGCCCTTAACCTTCCGGGGTCAACACAAATGGGATTTATGAGAAAGATGTTTGAAATGTTTCCTTGGCAAAATATGAATTATGACTCGTCATTAATTCTTAATGAAAATATAGAAAATGAATCATTTATAGTTGCTTCAGTTAGCAAGGAAAGAGATTTAATTTTTGCCTATACACCAAAAGGCAAACAGGTAGTTCCTGATATCTCAAAAATGAAGGCAAATACTGTTTACAGTTATTGGTTTAATCCCCGTAGCGGGAAGATGAAATACATTGATCAATACGAAAAGGATTCTCAACCTGTATTTAAACCATGGGCAGAAGGTTGGGGATGTGATTTTGTTTTAATCCTTACCGGGGAAAAACTCGATATTGAAAAGTTTAATGCTGAATAA
- a CDS encoding ankyrin repeat domain-containing protein — MNKPSLIVILMIFSIFILSCDTKTRNDSKTIESETETGSYESENTDFDTTLIFQAALEGNIQIVQDALNNGFDPNTVDENKRTALMLAAYNGNTEIVTLLINQAANVNSADEIDRTALMYASTGPFVNTVITLLEAGAEPNLIEKEENWTAAMMASAEGQLEVLKTLVTYGADLDMVDIDGESSLDFANSNGHSAVAQYIKSKK; from the coding sequence ATGAATAAACCAAGTTTGATAGTAATACTTATGATATTCAGTATTTTCATTTTATCATGTGACACAAAGACCAGAAATGACTCAAAGACGATTGAATCTGAAACCGAAACCGGTTCATATGAATCTGAAAATACAGATTTTGACACAACATTAATTTTTCAGGCCGCACTTGAAGGAAATATACAAATTGTACAAGATGCGCTAAACAATGGATTTGATCCCAATACTGTCGATGAAAATAAAAGAACGGCTTTAATGCTGGCTGCTTACAATGGAAATACTGAGATAGTAACACTTCTGATTAATCAGGCAGCAAACGTAAATTCCGCTGACGAGATTGATCGAACAGCGCTAATGTATGCATCAACAGGCCCATTTGTTAACACTGTTATAACCTTATTGGAGGCTGGGGCAGAGCCAAATTTGATAGAAAAAGAAGAAAACTGGACGGCTGCGATGATGGCATCAGCAGAAGGGCAGCTTGAAGTTTTAAAAACACTTGTTACCTATGGTGCCGATCTGGATATGGTTGATATCGATGGAGAATCCTCATTGGATTTTGCCAATTCAAACGGACATTCGGCTGTAGCTCAATATATTAAATCCAAAAAATGA
- a CDS encoding Gfo/Idh/MocA family oxidoreductase, translating to MSCSPSQKVNIAIIGVGGRGRENWSKSKNENIVAMCDVNDESAAEGYKTFPKAKRYKDYRKMFDEMADEIDAVMVSTPDHSHFPAAMAAMQLGKHVFVEKPLAHNVWQLRTLKKAAEYYNVITQMGNQGHTTDGIRKVKEWYDAGVTGEVKEIFAWFNGPEFGEGKYFTKPGQYPPAEQAIPETLDWDLWLGPAAVRPYNKVYVPRSWRGFYDFGNGELGDWACHTLDAPFWTLDLGMPNVVESEFHSGSPEGFVPDQSIIRFEFPQRGNKPPAVLKWYEGGMKPENRPEWGIDELPPSGMIMVGEKQNIITGGRPNNAMLIMSDEEWEDWVANKMPEPSIPRIEGGPVKEFLDAIKGDGPMPGSNFNYATDLTEMALIGVLAQRFNTRIEYDAINMKVTNHPELDEYIKEPVRAGWEYGEELW from the coding sequence TTGAGCTGTTCGCCTTCGCAAAAAGTTAACATAGCCATTATTGGAGTTGGTGGACGAGGTCGTGAAAACTGGAGTAAAAGCAAGAATGAAAATATTGTTGCTATGTGCGATGTAAACGACGAAAGTGCCGCTGAAGGTTATAAGACTTTCCCAAAAGCCAAACGATATAAAGATTACCGAAAAATGTTCGACGAAATGGCTGATGAAATTGATGCGGTTATGGTATCAACGCCTGATCATAGTCATTTTCCGGCGGCAATGGCGGCCATGCAATTGGGCAAACATGTTTTTGTTGAAAAACCACTGGCTCATAACGTCTGGCAATTAAGAACACTAAAAAAAGCAGCAGAGTATTACAATGTAATAACACAAATGGGTAACCAGGGGCATACAACTGATGGTATCAGGAAAGTAAAAGAATGGTACGATGCAGGAGTAACAGGAGAGGTAAAAGAAATTTTTGCCTGGTTTAACGGACCTGAATTTGGAGAAGGAAAATATTTCACCAAACCAGGGCAGTACCCGCCTGCTGAACAAGCTATACCTGAAACTCTGGATTGGGATTTGTGGCTGGGGCCTGCTGCTGTTCGACCTTACAACAAGGTATATGTTCCCCGCTCTTGGAGAGGCTTTTATGATTTTGGAAATGGTGAATTGGGCGATTGGGCCTGTCATACATTGGATGCTCCGTTCTGGACATTAGACTTGGGAATGCCCAATGTTGTGGAGTCGGAATTTCATTCGGGGTCGCCCGAAGGTTTTGTGCCCGATCAATCGATAATCCGTTTTGAATTTCCGCAAAGAGGGAATAAACCACCGGCAGTTCTTAAATGGTACGAAGGAGGAATGAAACCGGAAAACAGACCTGAATGGGGAATTGATGAATTGCCTCCCTCGGGAATGATTATGGTTGGCGAAAAGCAAAATATAATTACTGGTGGCAGGCCAAACAATGCAATGCTGATCATGTCTGATGAAGAGTGGGAAGACTGGGTTGCCAACAAAATGCCCGAACCTTCAATTCCGAGAATTGAGGGAGGGCCTGTTAAAGAATTTTTGGATGCCATTAAAGGTGATGGCCCAATGCCCGGTTCGAACTTCAACTATGCAACCGACCTGACAGAAATGGCTCTGATAGGTGTACTTGCACAGCGATTTAATACACGTATTGAATACGATGCAATAAATATGAAAGTAACTAACCATCCTGAGTTGGATGAATATATTAAAGAACCAGTTCGCGCAGGATGGGAATACGGTGAAGAACTTTGGTAA